Proteins from a single region of Heterodontus francisci isolate sHetFra1 chromosome 29, sHetFra1.hap1, whole genome shotgun sequence:
- the LOC137345854 gene encoding probable G-protein coupled receptor 139, translating to MRVPLSFYPFKMLPPMFQTVMIYYPIIAAIGIPVNVMTIVILSRGKCGLSRCITHYLVAMAAADLLVTITDVVLNRINDYYFPTTFLFLTPVCSFHTVLVRAATDISVWLTVAFTFDRFVTICCQKLRTKYCTEKTAAVVIGTVCLLFCLKNIPWYFTFEPYITIDNIPWGCHQKLQYYTLTAWVAFSWIDRCLTPLLPTFLILLLNALTIGHILVASRVRRRLRGTRNAVDHSDPEMESRRKSIILLFAISGNFILLWMTYVIVFLLIQITNQYYSTGFNEPMMIADYTSYMLLLLSCCTNTCIYAVIQTKFREELKNGMKYPLRIILTLLKQRK from the exons ATGAGAGTTCCATTGAGCTTTTATCCATTTAAAATGTTACCACCAATGTTCCAGACAGTAATGATTTACTATCCGATTATAGCAGCAATTGGAATCCCAG TAAATgtgatgacgattgtgatcctgtcccggggaaagtgtggtctctccagatgtatcactcactacctggtcgccatggcagcagcggatctattgGTCACTATCACTGACGTGGTGTTAAATCGGattaatgattattatttcccgACTACCTTCCTGTTTCTCACCCCTGTGTGCTCTTTCCACACCGTCCTGGTTCGTGCAGCCACTGAtatttctgtctggttaacagtcgctttcacttttgatcgttttgttactatttgttgccagaagctgaggactaaatattgcaccgagaaaacggcagctgtagtTATAGGAACTGTGTGTCTGCTGTTCTGTTTGAAAAacattccctggtactttacatttGAACCCTACATTACAATCGACAACATACCCTGGGGCTGCCATCAAAAGCTGCAGTATTACACATTAACTGCATGGGTAGCATTTAGCTGGATTGACCGCTGTCTCACCCCACTGCTCCCAACATTCCTGatattactgctcaatgctctgaccattggacacattttagtggccagtagagtccGCAGGAGGTTGAGGGGCACCAGGAATGCCGTGGATCACAGTGATccggagatggagagcagaagaaaatctatcattttactgttcgcTATATCCGGAAACttcatactgttatggatgacgtaTGTGATAGTTTTCCTATTAATCCAAATTACAAACCAATATTATTCAACAGGTTTCAATGAGCCGATGATGATCGCAGACTATACCAGCTACATGCTCCTGCTtttaagctgctgcacaaacacgtgtatttatgcagtgatccagactaaattcagagaggagctgaagaatgggatgaAATATCCACTGAGGATAATACTTACATTATTGAAACAAAGAAAATAA